In the Balaenoptera acutorostrata chromosome 7, mBalAcu1.1, whole genome shotgun sequence genome, one interval contains:
- the DUS4L gene encoding tRNA-dihydrouridine(20a/20b) synthase [NAD(P)+]-like: protein MKSDCMQTTTCQERKKDPIEMLHSGQLVKVCAPMVRYSKLAFRTLVRKYSCDLCYTPMIVAADFIRSIKARDSEFTTNQGDCPLIVQFAANDARILSDAARIVCPYANGIDINCGCPQRWALAEGYGACLINNPELVRDMVKQVRNQVENPRFSVSIKIRIHDDLTRTVDLCRKAEATGVSWITVHGRTVEERHQPVHYEAIKIIKESMSIPVIANGDIRSLKEAENVWHITGTDGVMVARGLLANPAIFAGYEETPLKCIWDWVDIALELGTPYMCFHQHLMYMMEKITSRQEKRIFNALSSTSAVLDYLTDHYGIDWTS from the exons ATGAAGAGTGACTGCATGCAAACCACAACatgtcaagaaagaaaaaaagatccaaTAGAAATGCTTCATTCTGGGCAGCTGGTAAAAGTCTGCGCCCCAATGGTGCGATATTCAAA GTTGGCTTTTAGAACACTGGTAAGAAAATACAGTTGCGATCTGTGCTATACGCCAATGATAGTTGCTGCTGATTTTATCAGATCTATAAAAGCCAGAGACAGTGAATTTACCACAAACCAAG GTGATTGCCCATTGATTGTTCAGTTTGCTGCTAATGATGCAAGAATTTTATCTGATGCTGCTCGTATAGTCTGTCCTTATGCGAATGGAATAGACATTAACTGTGGTTGTCCTCAGAG GTGGGCATTGGCAGAAGGTTATGGAGCTTGCTTAATAAACAATCCAGAGCTTGTTCGAGACATGGTGAAACAAGTAAGAAATCAAGTGGAAAACCCCAGATTTTCAGTATCTATTAAAATAAg GATCCATGATGACCTTACAAGAACTGTAGATCTTTGTCGAAAGGCTGAAGCGACAGGGGTTTCCTGGATTACAGTCCATGGAAGAACTGTTGAAGAAAGACATCAGCCAGTTCACTATGAGGCcattaaaataattaaggaaagTATGTCTATACCTGTAATTGCTAATGGAGACATCAGAAGcttaaaagaagcagaaaatgtgTGGCATATTACTGGGACAGATG GTGTGATGGTTGCAAGAGGACTCTTGGCCAACCCGGCCATATTTGCTGGATATGAGGAAACCCCACTGAAATGCATCTGGGACTGGGTTGACATTGCTCTTGAACTTGGAACTCCTTATATGTGTTTCCATCAACATTTAATGTACATGATGGAAAAGATAACTTCGAGGcaggaaaaaagaatatttaatgctTTGTCAAGCACGTCAGCAGTCTTAGATTACCTTACAGACCATTATGGGATTGACTGGACTTCCtaa